One segment of Oscillatoria sp. FACHB-1407 DNA contains the following:
- a CDS encoding phosphate ABC transporter permease, whose amino-acid sequence MLIPITRETFEQMIPLVATSDQYKYYWGKPDDFLRRLLISVVGVVVVFILKTALPEWLSLLDFMAAVVIGLYWLWGPIYLATRRNQECRRYKYSGFWRGKVLDVYVTEELIGKEETVNKQGELVIVENRERRLNLEIGDETGFSTALQVPLQRAHRVIRPGDIAEMVVMSNREDMSRFSKLSDVFLSDYDLWVSDYPFLRRDTFVDVSRRLKKQQRRSRGR is encoded by the coding sequence ATGCTGATCCCCATTACCCGTGAAACGTTTGAACAAATGATCCCACTGGTTGCCACAAGTGATCAGTACAAATATTACTGGGGCAAACCCGATGACTTTCTTAGACGACTGCTGATCTCGGTCGTCGGGGTCGTAGTTGTGTTTATTCTCAAAACCGCTCTGCCAGAGTGGTTGAGCCTGCTGGATTTTATGGCTGCTGTGGTGATCGGGTTGTACTGGCTTTGGGGTCCCATTTACCTCGCCACTCGCCGCAACCAGGAGTGCCGCAGGTATAAGTACAGCGGCTTTTGGCGTGGCAAAGTGTTAGATGTTTACGTTACCGAAGAATTAATTGGCAAAGAGGAAACCGTCAACAAACAGGGTGAATTGGTGATTGTGGAGAACCGCGAACGCCGCTTAAATCTGGAGATTGGAGACGAGACAGGCTTCAGCACCGCCTTACAAGTGCCTCTACAACGCGCTCATCGCGTTATTCGCCCCGGAGACATTGCTGAGATGGTAGTGATGTCTAATCGAGAGGATATGAGCCGTTTTTCTAAACTGTCCGACGTTTTTCTCTCTGACTACGATCTCTGGGTCAGCGACTATCCCTTTTTGCGACGAGATACGTTTGTGGATGTGAGCCGACGATTGAAAAAACAACAGCGGCGATCGCGCGGGCGATAA